The following coding sequences lie in one Kribbella sp. NBC_00709 genomic window:
- a CDS encoding VOC family protein — MTKNPGGKATVTPYVAVRGAAAWLEFVQEAFGTKPAFAVPNEDGTIGHAEITIGDSVVMAFDARPDWPDTPSFLSVYVDDADATVDRAVAAGATVITELTTSRIVGDRGARIKDRAGNIWWIQTHLYDVDPADLPTLFADPTEAATMRRLQESFATEMRSRT, encoded by the coding sequence ATGACAAAGAACCCCGGTGGTAAGGCGACTGTGACTCCGTACGTGGCCGTTCGCGGAGCGGCGGCCTGGCTCGAGTTCGTGCAGGAGGCGTTCGGGACGAAGCCGGCGTTCGCGGTCCCCAACGAGGACGGGACGATCGGGCACGCCGAGATCACGATCGGCGACTCGGTCGTGATGGCGTTCGACGCCCGGCCCGACTGGCCGGACACCCCGAGCTTCCTCAGCGTGTACGTCGACGACGCGGACGCCACAGTCGACCGCGCCGTCGCCGCCGGCGCGACCGTGATCACCGAGCTGACCACCTCCCGCATCGTCGGCGACCGCGGCGCTCGCATCAAGGACCGCGCCGGCAATATCTGGTGGATCCAGACCCACCTCTACGACGTAGACCCCGCCGACCTCCCCACCCTCTTCGCCGACCCCACCGAAGCCGCCACCATGCGCCGCCTCCAGGAGTCTTTCGCCACCGAAATGCGCTCCCGCACCTGA
- a CDS encoding serine hydrolase domain-containing protein, whose product MSKGWVDEGYGAVADTFAENFSLFPELGAAVTVYAGGRKVVELWDGDAAPGRPWSEETVVPVFSCAKGLVSVVVHLLAQSGQLSLDEPIGSYWPSFVAEGKEAITCRMVLDHRAGIPVLDKTPSFEEIAAWTPVITAIEEQRPLWEPGTAYEYHGHVFGFVLGEVVRRLTGQLPGAYFRSVLGDPLGLRAWIGLPASELPNLARLEEAEGRPPALDPEHLLMRIVTMNGALVFPGLDVPHGWNDPALLAMELPGAGAVASATGLAGVYAAAITGLDGADPLLSRDTVSDAARELSAGKSYLGFDAGARWGSGFLLDSPFRPTLGPRSLANDGAGGQFAFADDDHGIAFAYTANRMIGHGDARAARLIKALQ is encoded by the coding sequence ATGAGCAAGGGTTGGGTGGACGAGGGGTACGGCGCGGTCGCGGACACGTTCGCGGAGAACTTCTCGCTGTTTCCGGAGCTGGGCGCGGCCGTCACGGTGTACGCCGGCGGGCGCAAGGTGGTCGAGCTGTGGGACGGGGACGCTGCCCCGGGGCGGCCGTGGTCGGAGGAGACCGTCGTACCGGTGTTCTCCTGCGCGAAGGGGCTGGTGAGTGTCGTCGTACACCTGCTCGCACAGTCCGGACAGCTGTCGCTCGACGAGCCGATCGGGTCCTACTGGCCGTCGTTCGTTGCTGAGGGCAAGGAGGCGATCACCTGCCGGATGGTGCTCGATCATCGGGCCGGGATCCCGGTGCTGGACAAGACGCCTTCGTTCGAGGAGATCGCGGCCTGGACGCCGGTGATCACGGCGATCGAGGAGCAGCGACCGTTGTGGGAGCCGGGGACGGCGTACGAGTACCACGGGCATGTGTTCGGGTTCGTGCTCGGCGAGGTGGTGCGTCGGCTGACCGGACAGTTGCCGGGGGCATACTTCCGCTCCGTCCTCGGTGACCCGCTGGGGTTGCGGGCGTGGATCGGGCTGCCCGCGTCAGAGCTGCCGAACCTGGCCCGGCTGGAGGAGGCCGAGGGGCGTCCGCCGGCTTTGGATCCCGAGCACCTGCTGATGCGCATCGTGACGATGAACGGCGCACTCGTCTTCCCGGGTCTCGACGTACCGCACGGCTGGAACGATCCCGCCCTGCTCGCGATGGAGCTCCCTGGTGCCGGGGCTGTTGCCTCCGCGACGGGCCTCGCCGGTGTCTACGCGGCCGCGATCACCGGGCTCGACGGCGCCGACCCGCTGCTCTCTCGCGACACCGTCTCCGACGCGGCCCGCGAACTCTCGGCCGGCAAGAGCTACCTCGGCTTTGACGCCGGCGCACGCTGGGGCTCCGGCTTCCTGCTCGACTCCCCCTTCCGTCCAACCCTCGGCCCCCGCAGCCTTGCCAACGACGGCGCCGGCGGCCAGTTCGCCTTCGCGGACGACGACCACGGCATCGCCTTCGCCTACACGGCCAACCGAATGATCGGTCACGGCGACGCCCGCGCCGCGCGTCTCATCAAGGCACTTCAGTAG
- a CDS encoding SDR family NAD(P)-dependent oxidoreductase, producing MSKVWFVTGSSRGLGRHFVEAALSRGDRVAATARKSLSELIDKYGDAVLPLELDVTDKAAVFGAVEQAKEHFGRLDVIVNNAGYGLSGAVEEFTEQQLRDQLETNFFGPVWVVQAALPYLREQGSGHIIQISSVAGLTGFLLGSGYCASKWALEGLSEALAQEVAGFGIKVTVVEPGGYATEGLTGGVAATPNPLYDGQRKALMDYVSSVTFDDPAAAGPAILELADSPNPPLRVFFGQGFELVQQAYADRLKTWEDWQELSLKAI from the coding sequence ATGAGCAAGGTCTGGTTCGTCACCGGCTCGTCCCGCGGTCTCGGCCGGCACTTCGTCGAGGCCGCCCTGTCCCGCGGGGACCGAGTGGCCGCGACGGCCCGGAAGAGCCTCAGCGAGTTGATCGACAAGTACGGCGACGCCGTGCTCCCGCTCGAACTCGACGTCACCGACAAGGCTGCTGTCTTCGGGGCGGTCGAGCAGGCCAAGGAGCATTTCGGCCGCCTGGACGTGATCGTGAACAACGCCGGCTACGGCCTGTCCGGGGCGGTCGAGGAGTTCACCGAGCAGCAGCTGCGCGACCAGCTCGAGACCAACTTCTTCGGACCGGTCTGGGTGGTGCAGGCCGCGTTGCCGTACCTGCGCGAGCAGGGCAGCGGTCACATCATCCAGATCTCGTCGGTCGCGGGGCTGACCGGGTTCTTGCTCGGCAGCGGGTACTGCGCGTCCAAGTGGGCGCTCGAGGGCCTGAGCGAAGCGCTGGCCCAGGAGGTCGCCGGCTTCGGGATCAAGGTGACGGTGGTCGAGCCCGGCGGGTACGCGACCGAGGGCCTGACGGGAGGGGTGGCCGCCACGCCGAACCCGCTGTACGACGGCCAGCGCAAGGCCCTGATGGACTACGTGTCGTCGGTGACCTTCGACGACCCGGCTGCGGCCGGGCCGGCGATCCTCGAGCTCGCCGACTCCCCCAACCCGCCGCTCCGGGTCTTCTTCGGCCAGGGCTTCGAGCTGGTGCAGCAGGCGTACGCCGACCGCCTGAAGACCTGGGAAGACTGGCAGGAGTTGTCGCTGAAGGCTATCTAG
- a CDS encoding MBL fold metallo-hydrolase: protein MFYQFSVGQLECAVVSDGQPGPPFEPALHDYFTPDSGVPDDVLRAAAGRLTLTCGYNCLFVRTPDGMAVVDTGLGASFLGYGEYIEPLVGQLEAGMKSAGFSRSDLAAVVFTHLHQDHSRGAIWSGEARFPAAVAFAHASELAFWSGPVDAPSAQPHIEAARETIRLFGKRLRPFEHGAELLPGVTTVAAAGHTPGHSAILLESRGDRLLCVGDTFYDPLQLTNPDWATPWDLDQPASITSRRAILERAADEHLLIHAYHLPFPGLGRVERSGAAFTWHPVC from the coding sequence ATGTTCTACCAGTTCTCGGTCGGTCAACTGGAGTGCGCGGTCGTCAGCGACGGGCAACCGGGGCCGCCGTTCGAGCCGGCGCTACATGACTACTTCACGCCGGACTCCGGCGTCCCGGACGACGTACTGCGGGCCGCGGCCGGGCGGCTAACTCTGACCTGCGGGTACAACTGTTTGTTCGTCCGTACGCCCGATGGCATGGCGGTTGTGGACACCGGGTTGGGTGCGAGCTTCCTCGGGTACGGCGAGTACATCGAGCCGCTCGTCGGCCAACTCGAAGCCGGTATGAAGAGTGCCGGCTTCTCGCGATCGGACCTGGCGGCGGTCGTGTTCACCCACCTCCACCAGGATCATTCGCGCGGTGCCATCTGGTCGGGGGAGGCACGCTTCCCCGCGGCCGTCGCGTTCGCACACGCCTCGGAGCTCGCGTTCTGGTCGGGTCCCGTCGACGCACCTTCGGCCCAACCGCATATCGAGGCTGCGCGCGAAACGATCCGCTTGTTCGGCAAGCGGCTGCGCCCATTCGAACACGGCGCAGAGCTTCTGCCTGGCGTCACCACCGTCGCGGCCGCCGGCCACACGCCAGGGCACTCCGCGATCCTGCTGGAATCGAGGGGCGACAGGCTCCTCTGCGTCGGCGACACCTTCTACGACCCGCTCCAGTTGACCAACCCGGACTGGGCAACCCCCTGGGACCTGGACCAGCCGGCCTCGATCACCAGCCGCCGAGCAATCCTCGAGCGGGCTGCCGACGAGCACCTTCTGATCCACGCCTATCACTTGCCATTCCCTGGCCTCGGCCGCGTCGAGCGATCCGGCGCAGCCTTCACCTGGCATCCGGTCTGTTGA
- a CDS encoding EamA family transporter: protein MRRTVPPQAYFVVSAVFHYLGPALAVLLFARIDPLGVAWLRIAAAGVIFSIWRRPWRAWGLLAWNTRRLVIGWGAVLAVMNCSFYLAIERIPLGTVAAAEFAPVIVLAAIAVRSRRNLLALVLAVAGVYVLTDIRLSHDWIGLVFTTLNAVLFAGYVVLGHRMSRVEGLRRIDGLALAMGVATVLALPVGLRAAVPAFTDPGLLAAAIGVGVCSSVIPYVADQLAMARLKRSTFALMLALLPATATVIGAVVLRQFPQPAELAAVAIIVVAVGLHREAR, encoded by the coding sequence GTGCGACGAACCGTTCCGCCACAGGCGTACTTCGTCGTCAGCGCGGTCTTCCATTACCTGGGCCCGGCGCTGGCGGTGCTGCTGTTCGCGCGGATCGACCCGCTCGGCGTGGCCTGGCTGCGGATCGCGGCGGCCGGGGTGATCTTCTCGATCTGGCGGCGGCCGTGGCGGGCCTGGGGCTTGCTGGCGTGGAACACGCGCCGGCTGGTGATCGGCTGGGGCGCGGTCCTCGCGGTGATGAACTGCTCGTTCTACCTGGCGATCGAGCGCATCCCGCTCGGCACGGTCGCGGCAGCGGAGTTCGCGCCGGTGATCGTCCTGGCGGCGATCGCGGTCCGCTCCCGGCGGAACCTGCTGGCGCTGGTGCTCGCCGTCGCCGGCGTCTACGTGCTGACCGACATCCGGCTGTCCCACGACTGGATCGGGTTGGTGTTCACCACGCTCAATGCGGTGCTGTTCGCGGGGTACGTCGTCCTCGGGCATCGGATGTCGCGGGTGGAAGGACTGCGGCGGATCGACGGTCTGGCGCTCGCGATGGGAGTCGCGACCGTGCTCGCGCTACCGGTCGGCCTGCGCGCGGCCGTCCCGGCCTTCACCGATCCCGGACTGCTCGCCGCGGCCATCGGGGTCGGGGTGTGCTCGTCGGTGATTCCGTACGTCGCGGATCAGCTCGCGATGGCGCGGCTGAAGCGGTCCACGTTCGCGTTGATGCTCGCGTTGCTGCCCGCCACGGCGACGGTGATCGGTGCCGTCGTACTGCGGCAGTTCCCGCAGCCGGCCGAGCTGGCTGCGGTTGCGATCATCGTCGTCGCGGTCGGGCTGCATCGCGAAGCTAGATAG
- a CDS encoding FAD-binding oxidoreductase yields MSAIVEGFGGEIVGPNDAGYDAASRTVLVGGSPAYVLRPESVEDVQKAVAYAVESGLPLAVRGGGHAFAGFGTNDGGVVIDLGKLAGIEVVDKERHVVRIGGGATWGQVAAALAPHGLAISSGDTKSVGVGGLTLTGGLGWKVRKYGLALDQLVAVQLVTAAGAVVRAAEDENPELFWAVRGGGGNFGIVTAFEFAAHPTTDIFFGKIAFPANEIAEVLQGWAAYQRTAPVELTSIATFANPFLGGPEAPLEIEIAFDGDDAELAAQAIDPIRQLGTVLADDVALRPYAEVLVDGVAPPPGIQLITRSAFVDKDSVPEVLRILAETGASQGSPIMAVRTVGGAVAKVAADATAYAHREAELMFATTTIGPPPVIAATGPARQELWDKLTPQVSGAYANFLSDAEDADVAAVYPAATYERLAAVKREYDPANLFAANHNVRPA; encoded by the coding sequence ATGAGTGCAATAGTCGAAGGATTCGGTGGGGAGATTGTCGGGCCGAACGACGCGGGATACGACGCCGCGAGCCGGACCGTGCTGGTCGGGGGCAGCCCGGCGTACGTCCTCAGGCCCGAAAGTGTCGAGGACGTCCAGAAGGCCGTCGCGTACGCCGTCGAGAGCGGGCTGCCGCTGGCCGTCCGTGGCGGCGGGCACGCGTTCGCGGGTTTCGGGACGAACGACGGCGGGGTGGTGATCGACCTCGGCAAGCTGGCCGGGATCGAGGTCGTCGACAAGGAGCGGCACGTCGTACGGATCGGCGGCGGTGCCACCTGGGGGCAGGTCGCGGCCGCGCTGGCGCCGCACGGGCTGGCGATCTCGTCGGGTGACACCAAGAGCGTCGGTGTCGGTGGGCTGACGCTGACCGGCGGGCTCGGGTGGAAGGTGCGCAAGTACGGTCTCGCGCTGGACCAGCTGGTCGCAGTGCAGCTCGTGACCGCCGCGGGTGCGGTGGTCCGCGCCGCCGAGGACGAGAACCCCGAGCTGTTCTGGGCGGTCCGCGGTGGTGGAGGCAACTTCGGGATCGTGACCGCGTTCGAGTTCGCGGCGCACCCGACGACCGATATCTTCTTCGGCAAGATCGCCTTCCCGGCCAACGAGATCGCCGAGGTGCTCCAGGGCTGGGCGGCCTATCAGCGCACCGCGCCGGTGGAGCTCACCTCGATCGCGACGTTCGCGAACCCGTTCCTCGGCGGTCCCGAGGCGCCGCTGGAGATCGAGATCGCGTTCGACGGTGACGACGCGGAGCTCGCCGCCCAGGCGATCGATCCGATCCGCCAGCTCGGCACGGTGCTCGCCGACGACGTCGCGCTCCGGCCGTACGCCGAGGTTCTGGTGGACGGCGTTGCGCCGCCGCCCGGGATCCAGCTGATCACCCGGAGTGCCTTTGTCGACAAGGATTCCGTCCCGGAGGTACTGCGGATCCTCGCCGAGACCGGGGCCTCGCAGGGCTCGCCGATCATGGCCGTCCGCACCGTCGGCGGAGCCGTTGCCAAGGTCGCGGCCGACGCGACGGCGTACGCGCACCGCGAGGCGGAACTGATGTTCGCCACGACCACGATCGGCCCGCCGCCGGTGATCGCGGCGACCGGTCCGGCCCGGCAGGAGCTCTGGGACAAGCTCACGCCACAGGTCAGCGGCGCGTACGCGAACTTCCTGTCCGACGCCGAGGACGCCGATGTGGCCGCGGTCTACCCGGCGGCGACGTACGAGCGGCTCGCGGCCGTCAAGCGCGAGTACGACCCGGCCAACCTCTTTGCAGCCAACCACAATGTGAGGCCCGCATGA